Proteins encoded within one genomic window of Bacillus sp. SM2101:
- a CDS encoding YqhG family protein translates to MHQQEIHNFLYHFFTSNDCHVIENENGYLTVQLSVDLDKELMNRPFYWHYLEKTGGIPNPMKLTLITDQSKASTTKKGEVVHFGSPRLHQIFASLQKLAGYIRLYEDDVTSPNHSSIPLYPWIGINVLISYECDRKRDYIYSLGLHMINGMIVTNFQEQLNKLRLTPKIPDLCFTMSPLIMPQSGLVRLKQHINYTIEQEDHSWADEAHERWNEDLSLLNHFYEDVEEKPDCYETEKRALQEQYEPTINVKVINGGLFYLRQMSNIKKDA, encoded by the coding sequence ATGCATCAACAGGAAATTCATAATTTTTTATACCATTTTTTCACATCAAACGATTGTCATGTTATTGAAAATGAAAATGGCTATTTAACTGTACAATTATCAGTTGATCTTGATAAAGAATTGATGAACAGACCATTTTATTGGCATTATTTAGAGAAAACAGGAGGGATACCAAATCCCATGAAGCTTACACTCATTACGGATCAGAGCAAAGCTTCAACGACAAAAAAAGGTGAGGTTGTCCATTTTGGTTCGCCTCGTTTACATCAGATCTTTGCCTCGCTACAAAAATTAGCGGGGTACATTCGTTTATATGAAGATGACGTGACATCACCAAACCATTCAAGTATCCCTCTCTATCCTTGGATAGGTATCAATGTGCTAATATCGTACGAATGTGATCGCAAACGTGACTATATCTATTCTTTAGGTCTTCATATGATTAATGGCATGATAGTAACAAATTTCCAAGAGCAATTAAATAAACTTCGGTTAACACCTAAAATACCTGACCTATGCTTTACCATGTCACCACTTATTATGCCACAAAGTGGACTAGTACGATTGAAGCAACATATTAATTACACGATTGAACAAGAAGATCATTCTTGGGCTGATGAAGCACATGAAAGATGGAATGAGGATTTATCACTATTAAATCACTTTTATGAAGACGTAGAAGAAAAGCCTGATTGTTATGAAACAGAAAAAAGAGCACTACAGGAACAATACGAACCTACAATAAATGTAAAAGTAATAAACGGAGGCTTATTTTACCTTAGACAAATGTCCAACATTAAAAAAGATGCATAA
- the comGF gene encoding competence type IV pilus minor pilin ComGF: MWLYKQIIRTAKGFTLIEVLLSLAIFLLIVAFLPTMISIIHPNYYNDDQINKQEWELFLQQARIELREAIAINVNSNTLYLTTSQQKMISYEQYKTILRRRVDETGHEVLIQNISSVIFRPVTEGIIIQVIDLSGELYEERISSMVTLEVPCREKE; encoded by the coding sequence GTGTGGTTATACAAACAAATAATTCGAACTGCTAAAGGTTTTACGCTCATTGAGGTTTTGTTATCACTAGCTATTTTTTTATTAATTGTTGCATTTTTACCTACTATGATATCTATTATTCATCCAAATTATTACAATGATGATCAAATCAATAAGCAAGAATGGGAATTATTTTTACAACAAGCGCGTATTGAATTGAGAGAAGCAATTGCTATCAATGTCAATTCCAATACATTATATTTAACGACTAGTCAGCAAAAAATGATTTCCTATGAACAGTACAAGACTATACTTAGGCGTAGGGTAGATGAGACAGGCCATGAAGTGTTAATACAAAACATTTCCTCTGTCATCTTTCGTCCTGTTACAGAAGGTATTATTATCCAAGTTATCGATCTTAGTGGTGAATTATACGAAGAGCGAATTTCTTCAATGGTAACTCTGGAGGTGCCTTGCCGTGAAAAAGAATAA
- the comGC gene encoding competence type IV pilus major pilin ComGC: MDERGFTLIEMLIVLMVISVLLIITIPNITKHSKVINEKGCDALMNMVQAQVKAYEIEHETIPTITELLEEGYITTNTCPGGNVIEVGIDGSVKEGDVTEE; the protein is encoded by the coding sequence ATGGATGAAAGAGGTTTTACGTTAATCGAGATGTTAATTGTCCTTATGGTAATTTCAGTGCTATTAATTATAACAATACCTAATATTACTAAACATAGTAAAGTGATAAACGAAAAAGGGTGTGATGCATTAATGAATATGGTACAAGCTCAGGTGAAAGCTTATGAGATTGAACATGAAACGATTCCGACAATAACTGAACTTTTAGAAGAAGGATATATTACGACAAATACGTGCCCAGGTGGAAATGTTATAGAAGTGGGTATCGATGGTAGTGTGAAGGAAGGTGATGTGACTGAAGAATGA
- the comGE gene encoding competence type IV pilus minor pilin ComGE, with protein MFKNCNGFSMIELLISLSIWLLLLLILLPPLTHIVQERKNIQLINTANHIVSNRLQIYHTESYFIDEQIEVSNYKFTVAWEDANELLAKVCVSYTDFRKEEKKRCGYTNK; from the coding sequence ATGTTCAAGAATTGTAATGGCTTTTCTATGATTGAACTATTAATATCCTTAAGTATATGGCTCCTTCTGCTCCTCATATTATTACCTCCGCTAACTCATATTGTTCAGGAACGAAAAAATATTCAGTTGATCAATACTGCTAATCACATTGTATCGAATAGACTTCAAATTTATCATACAGAATCGTATTTTATAGATGAGCAAATTGAGGTTAGCAATTATAAGTTCACAGTTGCTTGGGAAGACGCGAATGAATTATTAGCTAAAGTATGTGTATCGTATACAGATTTTCGAAAGGAAGAAAAGAAAAGGTGTGGTTATACAAACAAATAA
- a CDS encoding DUF2759 domain-containing protein, with translation MGLVFIFGLVTILAAIGVVSSLKNKNFLGFFFAFGTVAVFGFFTVMTVINHGYPAVAH, from the coding sequence ATGGGACTTGTCTTCATATTTGGGTTAGTTACAATTTTGGCAGCAATTGGAGTTGTTAGCTCACTTAAAAACAAAAATTTCCTAGGATTCTTTTTTGCTTTTGGAACAGTCGCTGTATTTGGTTTCTTTACTGTGATGACTGTTATTAATCATGGCTACCCTGCAGTTGCCCACTAA
- the comGB gene encoding competence type IV pilus assembly protein ComGB produces the protein MKSKNKWNLKQQAQFCRRLGELLEKGYTLSQGIEFLTLQLSKSQQEDLQYCIGKMKEGYLLHEVLEHLSFHRDLLSYLYFSEQQGELAKALLEGSSIIAKKDAYYKKFIKVIRYPVFLIVVVSLLFVAVQQVLLNQFDQLNQSMKLTKTTFSTILHNVYAITPYIFLTGLCGLILSLAFYFTFFKKQSPILQMNIICKIPFLHSSVAQINSQYFSFQLSTLLSGGLSINEALLIFEQQYHLAFFQIEAARIRQQLTSGECLEAIIKSRPYFEKELALVISHGQSNGNLANELYHYSQYTLLRIEEKVMSFLNVLQPALFISVGMIVVFIYLAIMIPMFQLVKAL, from the coding sequence ATGAAATCGAAAAATAAATGGAATTTGAAACAACAAGCCCAATTTTGTCGAAGGTTAGGTGAGTTGCTAGAGAAAGGGTATACGTTATCTCAAGGTATTGAGTTCCTCACTTTACAATTGTCAAAATCACAACAAGAAGATTTACAATATTGCATAGGAAAGATGAAAGAAGGTTACTTACTTCACGAGGTATTAGAGCATTTATCCTTTCATAGGGACTTACTGAGCTATTTATACTTTTCTGAGCAACAAGGTGAATTAGCAAAAGCATTGCTCGAAGGCAGTTCAATTATAGCCAAAAAAGACGCATATTATAAAAAGTTTATTAAGGTTATTCGTTACCCTGTGTTTCTAATCGTCGTAGTGTCGTTATTATTTGTGGCAGTGCAACAAGTATTATTGAATCAATTTGACCAATTAAATCAATCAATGAAATTAACAAAAACTACTTTCTCAACAATACTGCATAATGTGTACGCAATTACACCTTATATTTTTTTAACTGGATTGTGTGGCCTTATCTTATCGTTAGCGTTTTATTTTACCTTCTTCAAGAAACAATCTCCTATTTTACAAATGAATATCATTTGTAAGATACCGTTCCTTCATTCATCAGTAGCACAAATAAACTCCCAATATTTTTCTTTTCAATTAAGTACTTTACTTAGTGGTGGCCTATCCATTAATGAAGCACTGTTAATTTTTGAGCAGCAGTATCATTTAGCATTTTTTCAGATAGAAGCAGCTCGTATTCGTCAGCAGCTAACTTCAGGGGAATGCTTAGAGGCAATTATTAAATCCAGACCCTATTTTGAGAAAGAATTAGCCTTAGTTATTTCTCACGGACAATCCAATGGAAACCTTGCAAATGAATTGTATCATTATAGTCAATATACATTACTAAGAATCGAAGAAAAAGTGATGTCGTTTTTAAATGTTTTACAACCAGCTCTTTTTATAAGTGTAGGTATGATCGTTGTGTTCATTTATTTAGCTATCATGATTCCAATGTTTCAGCTAGTTAAAGCTTTATAG
- a CDS encoding helix-turn-helix domain-containing protein — MEQTLKITNVLSDPTRYYIYQYITKRHSEVTVQEIADEFKIHPNVARLHLSKLEDVNMLVSEAKKTGKGGRPSRLYRLSDDVVQLFFPFRDYQLLAKVAIQSMMKLGEAGKEALFDTGKAFGQEIIDSQLHPNDTQTTALSFEHKLKILKDSATTLGFHPEFEHNEDKTIIFFQIFNCPFKELADKHTDAICGMHYAFLHGMFEVLFNNVKLIEKDNIIHGCDSCSYQVKVTN; from the coding sequence ATGGAACAAACTTTAAAAATTACGAATGTATTATCTGATCCTACTCGTTATTACATCTATCAATATATAACTAAAAGACATAGCGAGGTAACAGTTCAAGAAATTGCTGATGAGTTTAAAATTCATCCGAATGTCGCACGTCTCCACTTGTCTAAGTTAGAAGATGTTAACATGCTTGTTTCAGAGGCAAAGAAGACGGGAAAAGGTGGTAGACCAAGCCGTTTATATCGTTTATCTGATGATGTGGTACAACTTTTTTTCCCATTTCGCGATTATCAATTATTAGCAAAAGTAGCCATACAATCAATGATGAAACTAGGTGAGGCTGGAAAAGAAGCATTATTTGATACAGGGAAAGCATTCGGTCAAGAAATAATCGATTCACAGCTTCACCCAAATGACACACAAACTACAGCACTGTCATTCGAACATAAGTTGAAAATACTAAAAGATTCTGCTACTACTTTAGGTTTTCACCCTGAATTTGAGCATAATGAAGATAAAACGATCATCTTTTTCCAAATCTTCAATTGTCCATTTAAAGAACTAGCTGATAAACATACTGACGCTATTTGTGGCATGCATTATGCTTTTTTACATGGAATGTTCGAAGTATTATTCAATAATGTAAAACTAATCGAAAAAGATAATATTATTCACGGCTGTGACTCTTGTTCATATCAAGTCAAAGTCACAAACTAG
- a CDS encoding MBL fold metallo-hydrolase: MNWEQIPLGPLQTNAYILRNEQNECIIFDPGSEGDSFNELLTRKSLQPLAIVLTHAHFDHIGAVEDVRKKWGVPVYIHKAEQDWLTNASLNGSAFFSLGAVVCDRPADVIIDKEQQLTIGSFHFTVFETPGHSPGSLSFYCESIKTVFSGDTLFAGSIGRTDLPGGDHQQLLDSIHAKLLSLPEDTIVLPGHGPETTIEIEMSSNPFLNGF, translated from the coding sequence ATGAATTGGGAGCAAATTCCGCTAGGTCCCTTACAAACAAATGCTTACATCCTTAGAAATGAACAAAATGAGTGTATTATCTTTGATCCAGGAAGTGAAGGAGATTCCTTTAATGAATTATTAACAAGAAAATCTCTGCAGCCTTTAGCAATTGTTCTTACCCATGCACATTTTGATCATATAGGTGCTGTTGAAGATGTAAGAAAAAAGTGGGGTGTCCCTGTTTATATCCATAAAGCTGAACAAGATTGGCTTACAAATGCTTCATTGAATGGTTCAGCATTTTTTTCATTAGGCGCTGTTGTTTGTGATAGACCTGCTGACGTAATCATTGACAAGGAACAACAACTAACGATCGGATCATTTCATTTTACTGTTTTTGAAACACCAGGGCATTCGCCTGGAAGTTTATCATTTTATTGTGAAAGTATTAAGACGGTTTTTTCTGGTGATACACTCTTTGCGGGTAGTATAGGGCGTACTGATTTACCTGGTGGAGACCATCAGCAATTACTGGATAGCATTCATGCAAAATTATTATCTCTTCCTGAAGATACGATAGTGCTACCTGGTCATGGACCTGAAACGACAATAGAAATTGAAATGAGTAGCAATCCTTTTTTAAACGGGTTTTAA
- the comGD gene encoding competence type IV pilus minor pilin ComGD: MKNDNERGYTLIEVIIVLAIVSIMASVSVLQINPVIEKRKMTHFFAQLENDIFYAQIYALSNDKSITLLFSNQHSTYYVLSNGMSSPIMQRSFDKSLIIEKGTLGLSISFRNNGAIRKAGTLIVNHRNKKYKVVFLLGKGRFYVQEL; this comes from the coding sequence CTGAAGAATGACAATGAGCGGGGTTATACATTAATAGAAGTAATAATTGTATTAGCTATTGTCTCTATTATGGCTTCCGTTTCAGTTCTACAAATTAATCCTGTTATTGAAAAAAGAAAGATGACACATTTTTTTGCCCAATTAGAAAATGATATTTTTTACGCTCAAATTTATGCATTGAGCAATGACAAAAGCATAACACTTCTTTTCTCAAATCAGCATTCAACATATTATGTTCTTTCTAATGGTATGAGCTCTCCTATCATGCAACGCTCATTTGACAAAAGTTTAATCATTGAAAAAGGAACATTAGGGTTAAGTATATCTTTTCGTAATAATGGTGCTATAAGGAAAGCAGGCACATTAATTGTAAATCATCGTAATAAGAAATATAAAGTTGTTTTTTTGCTTGGAAAGGGAAGGTTTTATGTTCAAGAATTGTAA
- a CDS encoding SNF2-related protein yields the protein MKVNIQFDETWQENFLKLINDDGPWVNNNLYKLAIEAAEHSVIPTFDGLLAPKHLPNLTPLPHQLDVAKQVVEKMNGKAILADEVGLGKTIEAGLILKEYMIRGLVKKVLILVPASLVTQWCKELNEKFFIPAIQQKKSYVWEQCDVVVSSIDTAKRNPHREIIFEQSYDLIIIDEAHKLKNNKTKNYEFVQHLKKKFCLLLTATPIQNKIEEIFNLVSLLKPGHLGNQEYFEQAFSAKNRTVENDKYLKELVNKVMLRNRRGDTGIEWPKRHVQTVPIDFTNEEQELYDSINNIRTNSHLYINSQFSIITLQREACSSREAVFYTLKNMLNKKDEEGKPIQPPLFIEELLKKVEGVTQNSKAIKALELIKSINNKVIIFTEYRATQLYLQWFLQQHGISSVPFRGGFKRGKKDWMQQLFKNHAQVLIATEAGGEGINLQFCNHIINFDLPWNPMRLEQRIGRVHRLGQENDVFIYNFAIKHTVEEHMLKLLYEKIHLFERVVGELDEILTRLDIKNLEDQLQDILFNSRSEGEMKIKMDNLTSAIQFAEHINNEVRENHASTGNS from the coding sequence ATGAAAGTTAATATTCAATTTGATGAAACCTGGCAAGAAAACTTTTTAAAACTCATTAACGATGATGGGCCATGGGTAAATAACAACCTGTATAAGTTGGCAATTGAAGCAGCTGAACACTCTGTAATTCCAACATTTGATGGATTACTAGCTCCTAAACATTTACCAAATCTCACACCTCTTCCTCATCAATTAGATGTGGCAAAACAGGTTGTAGAAAAAATGAACGGCAAGGCGATCTTGGCTGATGAGGTTGGTTTAGGAAAAACGATTGAAGCTGGACTCATTTTAAAAGAGTACATGATCCGTGGATTGGTTAAGAAAGTATTAATTTTAGTGCCTGCCTCTCTCGTTACACAGTGGTGTAAAGAATTAAATGAGAAGTTTTTCATTCCAGCAATTCAACAAAAGAAAAGTTATGTTTGGGAGCAGTGTGATGTTGTTGTTTCATCAATTGATACAGCCAAACGCAATCCACATCGAGAGATTATCTTTGAGCAAAGCTATGATTTAATTATTATTGATGAGGCCCATAAATTAAAAAACAATAAAACAAAAAACTATGAGTTTGTTCAGCATTTAAAGAAAAAGTTTTGTTTATTATTAACGGCTACACCTATACAAAATAAAATTGAAGAAATATTTAACCTTGTTTCGCTTCTTAAACCAGGACATTTAGGTAATCAAGAATATTTTGAACAAGCTTTTTCTGCTAAAAATCGCACAGTTGAAAATGATAAATATTTAAAAGAGCTTGTAAATAAAGTTATGCTCAGAAATCGTCGAGGCGATACTGGTATTGAATGGCCGAAAAGGCACGTTCAAACTGTGCCAATTGATTTCACGAATGAAGAACAAGAACTATATGACTCTATAAATAATATACGAACAAATAGTCATCTATACATAAATAGTCAATTTTCAATCATCACGTTACAACGAGAAGCATGCAGTAGCCGCGAAGCTGTATTTTATACATTAAAAAATATGCTTAATAAAAAAGATGAAGAAGGCAAGCCTATTCAGCCACCATTATTTATTGAAGAGTTACTTAAAAAGGTAGAAGGAGTTACTCAAAATTCAAAAGCTATAAAAGCTTTGGAATTAATCAAGTCCATAAATAATAAAGTAATTATTTTCACAGAATATCGTGCCACCCAACTATATTTACAATGGTTTTTGCAGCAACACGGTATATCATCAGTTCCATTCAGAGGAGGTTTTAAAAGAGGTAAAAAAGATTGGATGCAACAATTATTCAAAAACCATGCCCAAGTATTAATTGCAACTGAAGCAGGTGGAGAAGGGATAAATTTACAATTTTGCAACCATATTATAAATTTTGATTTACCTTGGAATCCAATGCGCCTTGAGCAGAGAATTGGACGAGTACATCGACTCGGTCAAGAAAATGATGTATTTATTTATAATTTTGCTATTAAACATACTGTAGAAGAACATATGTTAAAGCTACTATATGAAAAAATACATTTATTCGAAAGAGTGGTTGGCGAGCTAGATGAAATTCTGACAAGATTAGACATAAAAAATTTAGAGGACCAGCTACAAGATATTTTATTCAACTCAAGGAGCGAAGGAGAAATGAAAATTAAAATGGATAACTTAACATCAGCCATACAATTTGCTGAACACATTAATAATGAAGTGAGGGAAAATCATGCATCAACAGGAAATTCATAA
- a CDS encoding SAM-dependent methyltransferase encodes MNTIIKDAISSSPNKMISFAQFMELALYHPNYGYYMREQTKIGKKGDFITSSNISNVFAVLFTNIFIDLVEQQKVSPTIVEIGGGSGRFAKLVLEEWKERSPQTYEQLTYILIETSPYHRELQRQLLINEQDKVIQFEHLQQFCENHPFYQGIVFTNELFDAFPVEVIEKRNEELHEVMVTLNDDNEIEEYFVPLSNKEIIKYLEEQNIELTNGQRFEIPLQMKSFIHQLSSNLEQAVVYTVDYGYTHKEWQHPAHMRGSLRGYHRHQLINNPLLNPGNMDITSHVHLDAVKYYYRKAGFTEVAMLRQDQFLLEAGILQYLQDNNDTNPFSEVSKRNRAIRSLILDGGISSYFHVIMMQKNMDIAWEKNDMC; translated from the coding sequence ATGAACACTATTATTAAAGATGCGATTAGTTCAAGTCCAAACAAGATGATTTCTTTTGCACAATTTATGGAATTAGCATTGTATCATCCTAATTATGGCTATTATATGCGAGAACAAACTAAGATCGGTAAGAAAGGTGATTTTATTACGAGTAGTAATATTTCGAATGTTTTTGCTGTCTTGTTTACTAATATATTTATTGATTTAGTAGAACAGCAAAAAGTGTCCCCAACAATTGTTGAAATTGGTGGAGGCAGTGGTCGATTTGCAAAATTGGTACTAGAAGAATGGAAAGAAAGATCTCCCCAGACGTATGAGCAACTTACATATATATTGATTGAAACTAGTCCATATCATCGTGAGCTGCAAAGGCAGCTGCTCATAAATGAACAAGATAAAGTGATTCAGTTTGAACATCTTCAACAGTTCTGTGAAAATCACCCTTTTTATCAGGGGATTGTTTTTACGAATGAATTATTCGATGCTTTTCCAGTTGAAGTAATTGAAAAACGTAATGAGGAATTACATGAGGTTATGGTGACACTAAATGATGACAACGAAATCGAAGAATACTTCGTACCGCTTTCAAATAAAGAAATTATCAAATATTTAGAAGAACAGAACATTGAATTAACTAATGGTCAACGCTTTGAAATTCCGTTGCAGATGAAAAGTTTTATCCACCAGCTTAGTAGCAATCTAGAACAAGCGGTTGTATATACTGTGGATTATGGCTATACACATAAAGAATGGCAACATCCTGCTCATATGAGAGGAAGTCTTAGAGGATACCACCGTCATCAGCTCATTAATAATCCTCTATTAAACCCAGGAAATATGGACATCACGTCACACGTTCATCTTGATGCCGTTAAATATTACTACCGTAAGGCTGGATTTACCGAAGTCGCTATGTTGAGGCAGGATCAATTCCTGCTTGAGGCTGGTATATTACAATATTTACAAGACAATAATGATACGAATCCTTTTTCTGAAGTTAGCAAAAGAAATCGTGCGATAAGAAGTTTAATTTTAGATGGCGGGATAAGTTCATATTTTCACGTCATCATGATGCAAAAAAACATGGATATAGCTTGGGAAAAAAACGATATGTGTTAA
- the comGG gene encoding competence type IV pilus minor pilin ComGG, with protein sequence MKKNNEHGFIFPVTLVMSLLFFLVLLHQIEMYVVEKNFYHEIEQLYILENIMQMATTDILKDIHDNAHPIRNKIYTYPNGQAMYSTEQIEEGMLKISIECKTIQKRLYNAFFIYELEEGRIIKWVENR encoded by the coding sequence GTGAAAAAGAATAATGAACATGGTTTTATTTTTCCAGTTACGTTAGTTATGAGCCTGTTATTTTTTTTAGTGCTACTTCATCAAATAGAAATGTATGTAGTAGAAAAAAACTTTTATCATGAAATAGAACAACTTTATATACTAGAAAACATTATGCAAATGGCTACTACAGATATTTTAAAGGACATTCATGACAATGCTCACCCTATTCGAAATAAAATATACACATATCCAAATGGACAAGCAATGTACTCAACAGAACAAATTGAGGAAGGTATGCTTAAAATATCGATTGAATGTAAAACAATACAAAAACGTCTTTACAATGCCTTCTTTATTTATGAATTAGAAGAGGGTAGAATAATAAAATGGGTAGAAAACCGTTAG
- a CDS encoding YqzE family protein: MSTNDYVKYVTQQIVSYIDQPKEERKKYRQKRKNERTSFGNRWFGVLPFAFSMFVHRKIKTK; encoded by the coding sequence TTGTCTACTAATGATTATGTAAAATACGTTACCCAACAAATTGTTAGTTATATTGATCAACCGAAGGAAGAAAGAAAAAAATATCGTCAGAAACGAAAAAATGAGCGTACTTCTTTTGGAAATCGATGGTTTGGTGTTTTGCCTTTCGCATTTTCGATGTTTGTTCACAGGAAGATAAAGACGAAGTAA
- a CDS encoding shikimate kinase — protein MKAVILTGFMGAGKTSVGKRLGEEWKLPVIDTDDYIEKKMGKKISEIFEEDGEDTFRQYERELLLTLPIENVVITTGGGIVIQEENRKWMNENGFVVYLHCDLDQIISRIEGDSSRPLMKNNKEQIEQILTTRLPYYKDCNVTIDTTNKSIAQIIDEINLEVKKSIGGDNK, from the coding sequence ATGAAAGCAGTTATCTTAACAGGCTTCATGGGTGCTGGAAAAACTTCTGTAGGAAAACGTTTAGGGGAAGAGTGGAAGTTACCAGTAATTGATACTGATGATTACATTGAAAAAAAAATGGGTAAAAAAATTAGTGAAATTTTTGAAGAGGATGGAGAGGATACGTTTCGTCAATATGAAAGAGAATTGCTACTTACACTACCAATAGAAAATGTTGTGATTACTACAGGTGGCGGAATCGTTATTCAAGAAGAAAATCGTAAATGGATGAATGAAAATGGTTTTGTTGTTTATTTACATTGTGATCTAGATCAGATTATTTCAAGAATAGAAGGGGACTCATCTAGACCGTTAATGAAAAATAACAAAGAACAGATTGAACAGATATTGACAACAAGACTTCCATATTACAAAGATTGTAATGTGACAATTGATACAACAAACAAAAGTATAGCGCAAATTATAGATGAAATTAATTTAGAGGTTAAAAAAAGCATAGGAGGAGATAATAAGTAG
- the comGA gene encoding competence type IV pilus ATPase ComGA: MPAIERIGDRLLTEAQHLGVSDIHFMPRKKDALIQFRLDNELTAKEMISKSTCERLIAHYKFLAGMDIGERRRPQNGALSMIINSKSLQLRLSTLPTINNESLVIRLLPSDSFYPLNFLTLFPNTTKKLISLLKHAHGLIIFTGPTGSGKTTTLYSLLHSSQHLINRNIITLEDPIEKRSDKVIQVQVNEKAGITYSNGLKAILRHDPDVIMVGEIRDAETAKIAVRASLTGHLVLTTMHTREAKGAIYRLLEFGVPLQDISQTLIAITAQRLVNIKCPFCTGECSRYCKTLRTYRRTSISEFVYGKVLTKMIDEAKGDSVDYSYKKMKDIISKAIALGFISTKEFDKWVYKDEIEK; the protein is encoded by the coding sequence TTGCCAGCGATTGAACGAATTGGTGATCGCTTATTAACTGAAGCCCAACACTTGGGAGTATCTGATATTCACTTTATGCCTCGAAAGAAAGATGCTCTAATTCAATTTCGGCTAGACAACGAACTAACAGCAAAGGAAATGATAAGTAAATCAACTTGTGAACGATTAATAGCACATTATAAATTTCTTGCAGGAATGGACATTGGTGAAAGACGAAGGCCGCAAAATGGTGCATTATCAATGATTATTAATAGCAAAAGCCTTCAACTTCGGCTATCAACCTTACCTACGATTAATAATGAAAGCCTCGTTATTCGATTATTACCTTCAGATTCATTTTATCCACTCAACTTTTTAACCCTTTTCCCTAATACGACAAAAAAACTAATTTCTTTACTAAAGCATGCTCATGGGTTAATCATTTTTACAGGTCCAACTGGATCGGGGAAAACAACCACATTATATTCTTTACTTCATTCATCCCAACACCTAATAAATCGGAACATTATTACGCTTGAAGATCCAATTGAAAAAAGGAGTGATAAAGTCATCCAAGTACAGGTGAATGAAAAGGCAGGTATCACATACTCAAATGGTCTAAAGGCGATACTACGACATGATCCTGATGTAATTATGGTTGGAGAGATTCGAGACGCAGAAACTGCCAAAATTGCTGTCCGAGCATCACTTACAGGACATCTAGTGTTAACCACTATGCATACAAGAGAAGCGAAAGGCGCCATTTATAGGCTGTTAGAATTCGGTGTTCCATTACAAGACATATCTCAAACTCTAATTGCAATTACCGCTCAAAGGTTAGTGAACATTAAATGTCCATTTTGTACTGGGGAGTGTTCGAGATATTGTAAAACGTTACGCACATATAGGAGAACGAGTATTAGTGAGTTTGTGTACGGGAAAGTATTAACAAAAATGATTGATGAAGCTAAGGGAGATTCAGTAGACTATAGTTATAAAAAAATGAAAGATATCATTAGTAAAGCAATAGCTCTTGGATTTATCTCTACTAAAGAATTCGATAAATGGGTATACAAAGATGAAATCGAAAAATAA
- a CDS encoding DUF2626 domain-containing protein, with amino-acid sequence MDRMFRVLGFWTGIFAVMFYIGHMDEVALLFFAQTAFFIILGYLKLTERMYLYIFGAYLTIFFAGFTYYTTFFMVPGAGH; translated from the coding sequence ATGGATCGTATGTTTCGTGTATTAGGGTTTTGGACAGGTATATTTGCTGTTATGTTTTATATTGGTCACATGGATGAAGTAGCATTGCTTTTCTTCGCTCAAACGGCCTTCTTTATTATTTTAGGTTATTTAAAACTAACTGAGCGCATGTATCTTTATATATTTGGTGCTTACTTAACAATTTTTTTCGCGGGCTTCACATACTATACTACATTCTTTATGGTACCTGGCGCAGGACATTAA